The Chitinophaga niabensis genome segment ATATTTTTCCGCAAACTTCTTATGAGAAGCTACATTGTCTGAACTGATCCCGATCACCTGCACACCTTTATCTGTGAATTGCGCAAACGAATCCCGGAAAGAACAGGCTTCTTTTGTACATCCGGGCGTATCATCTTTCGGATAGAAGTAAATAACTGCCGGGCCTTTCGCCAATGCGGAAGACAATTTGAAATTATTCCCGTTCTGATCTTTCAATTCAAAGTCGGGTATCTTTTCGCCGTTCTTGACCTGGGATTTGGCAGCAGAACCAAATCCGAAGATTGCCAGGGTGAGGAGCATAATTTTTATGAGTTTCATGATGTTTGATATTGTAGTATCAAAGCTACAAAACAGGGATCATTCAGAAATGTTAAAACAGGAAGTTAACACCGATCCTGAAGGAATTGAAGGCAAAGAAATCATTGTTGATACCAACAAAGTGGCCGCTAGAGGTGGCTTTTTTGGTAGGGTCCAGCTCAGGCTTTACTTGTTTAGAGTGATACTCATAATTAAACAGGTTCCCCAATGTGGCTAACAGGTTAATGTTGTTCTTCAACCTGAATTGCAGCCCCGGCTCATAAAAAGCACCCAGGTTTAAAGTTTTGGCATCGGCAGGCTGGCCATCAGCTAAATGCTCGTTAGTTGCACTATAACCTACAGCCAGGCCCAGGTCGTTATACACCGAGAACCGGCTCTTTCCAATAGGAATATTGAAACGAACAAAAGGAGCAGCCACATAGCTATTGGAGCTCTGAAGATTTTTTCCGCCTGTGTGACTATAACCTAATTTAATACCGAGTGCAACATTCTCCTTTATGTAAAAGCCGAACTCAGGAGCAATGTTAAACGTATTAGTGCTGCTTCCTTCACTCACAACAAAATTAGGAGGAGTACCAGCCGGACTGGTGTTGTAAACAACTTCATTTTTGACACTGCTGAATCCCGCAGTTCCTCCGATGAAAAATTTCTTGGCAGGTGCATCCTGCGCAAATACAGTGGCGCTTGAAAATAAAGCTGTCACAAACATGGTTCCGTAAAGTTTTTTCATAAATGTAATTTTTGAAAGAATAGATTAACAGTACAAGTATAACAGGTTAACTCTTAATATAATGTTAAACTAACATACGTCTAAAGAAATCATAGTTTTTAATCTGGAGCATTAATCCTTATTTTTGGTGCTTAAACACTTTTGTTTTGAAATCTATTTTGACGGATCGGCAATTAGCTATCACTATCGACCGGCTCAGCCACCAGCTGATTGAGAACCACCTTGAATTCAAGGATACGGTACTCATTGGTTTACAACCACGGGGGATCTATTTGTCCGACAGGATCTACCATAACCTGAAAAAGCTGCTTCCCAATACCCATATTGCCTATGGCAAGCTGGATATTACCTTTTACCGGGATGACTTTAAAAGTGATAAAGGATTGCAGGCACCCAATGAAACGGATATTAATTTCTCCGTTGAAAATAAGCGGGTAGTGCTGATAGACGACGTGTTGTATACCGGCAGAACTATCCGTTCCGCCATGGACGCCATGCTTGATTTTGGCCGCCCGGCCGCCGTGGAGCTGCTTGTGCTGATAGACAGGAGGTTCAGCAGAGAGCTGCCCATCCAGTCTGATTACACCGGAAAAACCATCGATGCCATCATAACAGAACGCGTAAAGGTCCTCTGGAAAGAACGCGATGGAAAAGACGAAGTTGTGTTGATTGCCTAAACCTCTTATATTTGCACCTTAGAATGTCACTGTCTGTTAAACATCTACTAGGTATACGCGATCTGACGCGTCAGGATATAGAGCTTATTTTCCAAACGGCCGATCAGTTAAAGGAGGTTTTACAACGTCCGATCAAGAAGGTTCCCACACTTCGGGATACCACTATCGTTAATGTTTTCTTTGAGAATTCCACCCGTACCCGCATCTCTTTTGAGCTGGCGGAAAAACGGCTGGGCGCTGATGTGGTGAACTTCTCCGCATCCGGTTCTTCCGTATCCAAAGGAGAAACACTGATCGATACGGTCAACAACATCCTGTCCATGAAAGTGGATATGGTGGTAATGCGGCATTCCGCAACAGGGGCCCCTCACTTCCTGAGCAAACACATCAATGTACCCATCGTGAATGCCGGAGACGGTATCAACGAACATCCCACACAGGCATTGCTCGATGCTTTCTCTATCAGGGAAAAGCTGGGCAGCGTGGAAGGGAAAAAAGTAGCCATCTGTGGAGACATTATGCATTCCCGCGTAGCACTTTCCAATATCTACTGCCTCAAAAAACTGGGTGCAGAAGTAACCGTGGTAGGGCCTCCCACACTCATTCCAAAACACATTGCCCAGGCGCTGGACGTGAACGTGAGTTACGATATCCGCGAAGCCCTGGCCTGGTGTGATGTAGCAAACGTACTGCGCATTCAGCTGGAAAGGCAGAACATGCCTTTATTCTCTTCCTTACGCGAATACTCGCTGGCTTATGGTGTGAACCGTCAACTGCTGGACAGTCTCCAGAAAGAGATCGTGATCATGCACCCCGGCCCGATCAACAGGGGAGTAGAATTAAGCTCAGATGTGGCAGATTCCGGCCAGTCCATTATCCTGGACCAGGTGGAAAACGGCGTAGCTACAAGAATGGCGGTCTTATACCTCCTTGCCCGCAAAGAACCCGTTTTTAATTAATCATTCCGCAAACTCTCTACCGGGTTCACCCTGGCAGCACGCCAGGTTTGTGATATGATGGTGATCAATCCTACCAGCAAGAGAATACCCAGGCTGATCAGTAAGCTACCCATGCCAAAATGAATGCGTATCGCAAAGTTCTGCAGGAACAGCCGGCTCACCAGGTAACCAATAGGCAAAGCAATACATGCCGCAATCAGGATCAGCTTCAGGAAGCCCCTGGAGAGCATAACGATAATACTCCGGATACTGGCGCCCATTACCTTTCTTACACCAATTTCTTTCCTGCGTACCGCCGTGTTATAGATCACCAGCGCCAGTAATCCCATAGCAGCGATAACAATGGTCATAGCCGCCAGGAAACCCAGGAAGGATATATCATTCCAGTTTGAGCGGCCTTCATTCAGCGCTTCCTCCAGCCAGCTGATCTGCAAAGGCTGACCCGGATATAATTTATTCCATACTGCTGTGATCTGTTTATTCAGTGCCTCTTTGTTATCTGTATTCACTTTCAGGTCCAGCGTATTGTACGCAGAAGAAGGCAGGAAGGCCAGTGGAGCAATGGGCTTGCCCATATTCTCAAAATGAAAATCCTTTACGACCCCTGCTACTTCCACCTGCGTGGAATCATTCATCCAGATCTGCTGGCCAGCTTTCACTTTCAGCTTTTCCGCCGCATTTTGATTTAAAATGATCTGCTGCCCGGTGAAATTATGACCATCAATAAACTTGAGGTCCATGATGGATAAGAAAGCAGCATCTGCATGATAATAGCTCACCTGCAAAGGCTCCTGTGCCTTACTAACGGTAAGGGGCAAACGCCCGCCCTCATATCTTCCAAAATTGGCAGAAGTAACGGCTACTTTTTCTACACCGCTGATAGCACTCAATTCCTGTGTTAATAATTCCGGTTTATTACCCTGTAATTGCACCGCCACTACACGATGCGGATTAAACCCGGTATCCGCTTTCGCCATAAACGCAAACTGCTGATAGAAGGCCGAAAGGAAAACAGTGATCACCAGCGAAATGACGAATTGAAAAACCAGCAGGCTTTTCCGCAGGTTCATCCGTCCGAATACCCGGAAGGCCGGCATACTCTTCAATACCTGCACAGGGTTAAACGCAGAAAGCAGCCATGCAGGAAGGCCGCCCGCCATCAAACCCGTAAAGACCCCAAAAACCAGGAACACCAGGATCAAACGCCAGCTGGCATTCACGGCATGTACGTTCTCATACCCACTGTTGAAAAGGTTAAAACGTGCCATCAGCATCAGTAACAGGTAGGCAAACCCCAATGCGAAAAGAGAAATAGCAATCGCTTCAAAGATATACTGGCCAAAGATCTGTTTACGGGTAGCACCAGACACCTTACGGATCCCGATCTCCTTTGCCCTTGTTAAAGAGCGGGCAATAGACAGGTTGGTATAATTGAAGCAGGCAGATATCAGGATGATAAGCATAATACCCAGCGCGCCCATGTGTTTGGCCCAGGTACCGCCGTTGTGCATATTGTTATAGGTTTCTTCCCATGCAGGCGTAATGCTGCCCAGCGATTGCAGCTGGAAATGCATGCTGCCTTTTGCATCTTTATCATATAGCGAAGAGGCAATCCGTTCCAGCTCGCTCTTTATAGCACTTTTACTTACATGCTCTTTCAGCAGCACATAAGTATATGCCTTACCAGGGTCCCAGGTTTGACCTGCTTTATCAACGCTGCTGGCAGAACCATATGCATCAAAAGCAATGTGCGACTTTTCAGGTGTTGGTTTTAGTACACCCGTCACCTGGTAACTGCTGCCATCCTCTAAGGAAATGATCTTACCCATAGGGTCCACGGAACCAAAGAAACGGGTAGCCGTTTCATCACTTAATACGATACTGTTGGGCAACTGTAATGCCGTGGCAGTATTGCCTTTTGCCAGTTCAAATCCGAATACTTTAAAGAAAGAAGGCTCCGTATATGCACCGTTTAACCCCATTGTCTTGGAGCCATCCGTAACCTTACCATTCAGTGCAGGATACAAACGCACAGCATCTTCCGCCAGGTTGTTATTACCAAGCAGTGTTTCCCGCAACGGCAGGGGAGTACTGGCTAATTTCCAGCTGTTCCCTTCCGGGTTCCGCATTTCCGTTAAAATACGGTAAGTACGCTCCGGATGCGGATGGAAATTATCATAGTTCATTTCCTTACTGATACCGATGATAACGTTCATGCATATACTCATACTCAGCGCCAGGCCGAATATATTAATGAAGGTGAACAGTTTGTGCCGGATGATATTCCGGTAGGCAGTTAGCAGGTAGTTGCGGATCATGCACGTAAATTTACAAAGTGAATGCCAGAGAAGGGAGGTCCATTAACTGAAAGACATATAGATGTATATTATTTACCAAGTGTTCGATAATGATCATTTGATGTTCGGTGGAGAACAACAAAAAATGATTAGTTTAGCTGTATGCGTACGATTTTATTACTGCTCGTCTCCAATGTATTTATGACCTTTGCCTGGTACGGTCATTTAAAACATACAGGTGTGCCTTTATGGAAAGTGGTATTGATCAGTTGGGGTATCGCTTTTTTTGAATACTGCTTCATGGTGCCGGCTAACCGTTTAGGTTATATGGAAGGATTTAACGGCTTCCAGTTAAAGATGGTCCAGGAAGTGATCACCCTCACCGTCTTTTGCGTATTTGCCATCTTTTTCCTGAAAGAGCCCCTGCGCTGGAATTACCTGGTATCCTTTTCTCTTTTATTAGGGGCTGTATATTTTATGTTTAAGAAATAGACCTATGAAAAATATCCTTCTTACAGGGCTCTCTTCCCTGTTCACTTTATTATGCTTTGCCCAGGCAACAGATAATCCGCTTAAAAATCCACAGGATCAGTTAGTAGACACACTCGTGCGTGCTGCTTTTACAAGGGGTGAAGCTGTTGGAATGGTAGTAGGCCTCATAAAGAACGGCCAGGTATCCATATATAGTTATGGTGAAACGGTGAAAGGCAATAACATATTACCGAATGAAAAGACCGTGTATGAAATAGGTTCAGTATCTAAAACATTCACCGGTACATTATTGGCCCTGCAGGTGATCCGCGGAAAAATAAAACTGGATGATCCCATTGGTAAATACCTGCCGGATTCGGTTCCGCAGCCTGTCTTTGATGGCGTGCCGGTTACCATGGTGTCCCTGAGCAATCACTCCTCAGGATTCCCGCGTTTAGCCACCAATATGTTCAAAGACGCTGTTGACATACGCAACCCTTACGCACAGTTTACCAACGATAACCTCTTCCACTTTGTAAAGAACTTAAAGCTGCAAAGGAAAGCGGGAGATAAGTACGAGTATTCCAATGTGGGCACAGGCCTGCTGGGTGTACTGCTGGCCCGCAATGCAAAAACCACTTATGCTGCTTTACTGGAAAGGGAGATCACGCTGCCCTTGCAAATGAAAGATACCAAAGTGCAACTCACGGAATCCATGAAAAGCCGGTTTATCCAGGGATATACTAAAGAATTGCAGTTACAGGGCCCCTGGGATTTTCAGGACATTGCAGGAATGGGCGGTATCCGTTCTACGATGCACGATATGCTCATCTATGCGCGCGCAAATATGAGCAAACAGCCCACTGTACTGGAAAAAGCCATGGTGTTGACACATCAGCAGACCTTTTCCGGCGCAAATATCGTGGGCCTCAACTGGCTGCTCTTCAGCAAAGATGGTAAGAACTGGGTAACACATACCGGGCAGACCGGTGGATATCATTCCTTTATAGCAGTAGAGCCGGAATCAGGCACAGCGATCGTGGTACTCTCCAATATTTCCGCAGAGAACCGTGTAGGCACAGCCCTGATGTTACGGCCATGGTAACACCACCGGCTCTGCAAATTAACAGCCCGTTAAATCCACAAGCGGTACACCGTTCACCGGATTTATGATTATTTTTGACAACTTGACAAAATCAGGTAACTATTTCATGTTAAATATCCGCAACTTTATTTGGCTGACATGCGTACTGCTGTCAGGTTCATTCAGCACATTTGCACAAACAGCTCCGGCATGGAATGCCGCTGAGATAAAGCTACAGCTTAAGAAACTCTCCACGCTCGGAAGCGTATTATATATTGCCGCACACCCGGATGATGAGAATACCAAACTCCTGGGCTTCCTGTCCAAAGAAAGCCTCTACCGCACAGGGTATCTTTCCCTCACCAGGGGAGACGGTGGCCAGAACCTGATCGGCAACGAACAGGCTGAGCAATTAGGACTGATCCGCACCCAGGAATTACTCGCCGCCCGCCGTATAGATGGAGCAGAACAATTCTTCACCCGTGCCAACGACTTCGGCTTCTCCAAGAACCAGCAGGAAACCTTCACCATCTGGGACCGCAAAAAGGTCCTGGGAGATGTAGTATGGGTGATCCGCAATTTCCAGCCGGATGTGATCATCTGCCGTTTCCCTGCTGACAGCCGCGCCGGTCACGGACATCACACTGCTTCGGCAGTACTGGCAGCAGAAGCATTTGAAGCCGCCGCAGATCCAAAACAATACCCTGAGCAACTAACGAAAGTAAAAGTATGGCAGGCCAAACGCCTCTTCTGGAATACCTTCAACTTCGGTGGCAACAACACCACCTCGGAAGATCAGTTCAAAATGGACCT includes the following:
- a CDS encoding peroxiredoxin, giving the protein MKLIKIMLLTLAIFGFGSAAKSQVKNGEKIPDFELKDQNGNNFKLSSALAKGPAVIYFYPKDDTPGCTKEACSFRDSFAQFTDKGVQVIGISSDNVASHKKFAEKYHLPFTLLSDEKNEVRKLFGVPKTMMMPGRVTYVLDKNGTVVHQFNSMTQATQHVEEAIAAIKKI
- the pyrR gene encoding bifunctional pyr operon transcriptional regulator/uracil phosphoribosyltransferase PyrR; the protein is MKSILTDRQLAITIDRLSHQLIENHLEFKDTVLIGLQPRGIYLSDRIYHNLKKLLPNTHIAYGKLDITFYRDDFKSDKGLQAPNETDINFSVENKRVVLIDDVLYTGRTIRSAMDAMLDFGRPAAVELLVLIDRRFSRELPIQSDYTGKTIDAIITERVKVLWKERDGKDEVVLIA
- a CDS encoding aspartate carbamoyltransferase catalytic subunit, whose amino-acid sequence is MSLSVKHLLGIRDLTRQDIELIFQTADQLKEVLQRPIKKVPTLRDTTIVNVFFENSTRTRISFELAEKRLGADVVNFSASGSSVSKGETLIDTVNNILSMKVDMVVMRHSATGAPHFLSKHINVPIVNAGDGINEHPTQALLDAFSIREKLGSVEGKKVAICGDIMHSRVALSNIYCLKKLGAEVTVVGPPTLIPKHIAQALDVNVSYDIREALAWCDVANVLRIQLERQNMPLFSSLREYSLAYGVNRQLLDSLQKEIVIMHPGPINRGVELSSDVADSGQSIILDQVENGVATRMAVLYLLARKEPVFN
- a CDS encoding outer membrane beta-barrel protein, which produces MKKLYGTMFVTALFSSATVFAQDAPAKKFFIGGTAGFSSVKNEVVYNTSPAGTPPNFVVSEGSSTNTFNIAPEFGFYIKENVALGIKLGYSHTGGKNLQSSNSYVAAPFVRFNIPIGKSRFSVYNDLGLAVGYSATNEHLADGQPADAKTLNLGAFYEPGLQFRLKNNINLLATLGNLFNYEYHSKQVKPELDPTKKATSSGHFVGINNDFFAFNSFRIGVNFLF
- a CDS encoding DMT family protein, translating into MRTILLLLVSNVFMTFAWYGHLKHTGVPLWKVVLISWGIAFFEYCFMVPANRLGYMEGFNGFQLKMVQEVITLTVFCVFAIFFLKEPLRWNYLVSFSLLLGAVYFMFKK
- a CDS encoding serine hydrolase domain-containing protein, whose protein sequence is MKNILLTGLSSLFTLLCFAQATDNPLKNPQDQLVDTLVRAAFTRGEAVGMVVGLIKNGQVSIYSYGETVKGNNILPNEKTVYEIGSVSKTFTGTLLALQVIRGKIKLDDPIGKYLPDSVPQPVFDGVPVTMVSLSNHSSGFPRLATNMFKDAVDIRNPYAQFTNDNLFHFVKNLKLQRKAGDKYEYSNVGTGLLGVLLARNAKTTYAALLEREITLPLQMKDTKVQLTESMKSRFIQGYTKELQLQGPWDFQDIAGMGGIRSTMHDMLIYARANMSKQPTVLEKAMVLTHQQTFSGANIVGLNWLLFSKDGKNWVTHTGQTGGYHSFIAVEPESGTAIVVLSNISAENRVGTALMLRPW
- a CDS encoding ABC transporter permease is translated as MIRNYLLTAYRNIIRHKLFTFINIFGLALSMSICMNVIIGISKEMNYDNFHPHPERTYRILTEMRNPEGNSWKLASTPLPLRETLLGNNNLAEDAVRLYPALNGKVTDGSKTMGLNGAYTEPSFFKVFGFELAKGNTATALQLPNSIVLSDETATRFFGSVDPMGKIISLEDGSSYQVTGVLKPTPEKSHIAFDAYGSASSVDKAGQTWDPGKAYTYVLLKEHVSKSAIKSELERIASSLYDKDAKGSMHFQLQSLGSITPAWEETYNNMHNGGTWAKHMGALGIMLIILISACFNYTNLSIARSLTRAKEIGIRKVSGATRKQIFGQYIFEAIAISLFALGFAYLLLMLMARFNLFNSGYENVHAVNASWRLILVFLVFGVFTGLMAGGLPAWLLSAFNPVQVLKSMPAFRVFGRMNLRKSLLVFQFVISLVITVFLSAFYQQFAFMAKADTGFNPHRVVAVQLQGNKPELLTQELSAISGVEKVAVTSANFGRYEGGRLPLTVSKAQEPLQVSYYHADAAFLSIMDLKFIDGHNFTGQQIILNQNAAEKLKVKAGQQIWMNDSTQVEVAGVVKDFHFENMGKPIAPLAFLPSSAYNTLDLKVNTDNKEALNKQITAVWNKLYPGQPLQISWLEEALNEGRSNWNDISFLGFLAAMTIVIAAMGLLALVIYNTAVRRKEIGVRKVMGASIRSIIVMLSRGFLKLILIAACIALPIGYLVSRLFLQNFAIRIHFGMGSLLISLGILLLVGLITIISQTWRAARVNPVESLRND